One genomic window of Haloferax mediterranei ATCC 33500 includes the following:
- a CDS encoding 3-hydroxyacyl-CoA dehydrogenase/enoyl-CoA hydratase family protein → MKVDEINTITVLGAGNMGHGIAEVAALAGYNVVLRDIKEEFVQKGYDQIEWSLNKLAEKDRLSQEDADAALDRVTAVVDLGEAVSDTDVVIEAVPEKMSIKKEVYAELEEHAPDHTIFATNTSSLSITELSEVTERPERFCGMHFFNPPVRMDLVEVISGAHTDDETLDVIEDLAEEMGKTPVRVRKDSPGFIVNRILVPLMNEAAWTVHAGDATIAEVDSTTKYDLGLPMGSFELADQVGVDVGYHVLEYMHDVLGDAYAPCPLLSEKVEEKNLGKKTGKGFYDYEDGEGAQIPHGEGSEKIKNRLLALMANEVAGLVENEVADPDAIDRAVMLGAGFPDGPAKMADEADIPTLVETLDELHEETGEERYEVVEYLRELAEFGEGFHGGDEEDEGGLEFDNVAVDVREGIGHITLDRPHRLNTISTELMDELSDALDVLEDDDEVRAILLTGAGERAFSAGADVTSIAAGGGDAVSGVEISRKGQQTFGKLEDMDKPVIAGIDGFCLGGGMELATCADLRIATERSKLGQPEHDLGLIPGWGGTVRLQRIVGTGRAKEIIFSAERYDAETMADYGFINEVVENEDFEERAFEYAKKFAQGPPIAQRYTKRAMHNGWENTDAGLEIEAQGFGLLFTTADLMEGIAAFTSDRDPEFTGE, encoded by the coding sequence ATGAAGGTAGACGAAATCAACACCATCACCGTTCTCGGAGCGGGCAACATGGGCCACGGCATCGCGGAAGTCGCCGCCCTCGCCGGATACAACGTCGTCCTGCGCGACATCAAAGAAGAGTTCGTCCAGAAGGGCTACGACCAAATCGAGTGGTCGCTCAACAAACTCGCCGAGAAAGACCGACTCTCGCAGGAAGACGCCGACGCCGCACTCGACCGTGTTACGGCCGTCGTCGACCTCGGTGAGGCCGTTTCCGACACGGACGTGGTCATCGAGGCCGTCCCCGAGAAGATGTCCATCAAGAAGGAGGTGTACGCCGAACTGGAGGAACACGCCCCAGACCACACCATCTTCGCGACGAACACCTCCAGCCTTTCCATCACGGAACTCTCCGAAGTGACAGAGCGCCCCGAGCGCTTCTGCGGCATGCACTTTTTCAACCCGCCGGTTCGCATGGACCTCGTCGAGGTCATCTCCGGCGCACACACCGACGACGAGACGCTCGACGTTATCGAGGACCTCGCAGAGGAGATGGGCAAGACGCCCGTCCGCGTCCGCAAGGACAGCCCCGGATTCATCGTGAACCGCATCCTCGTCCCACTGATGAACGAGGCGGCGTGGACGGTCCACGCGGGCGACGCAACCATCGCCGAAGTCGATTCCACGACGAAGTACGACCTCGGACTTCCGATGGGAAGCTTCGAACTCGCAGACCAGGTCGGTGTCGACGTGGGCTACCACGTCCTCGAATACATGCACGACGTGCTCGGTGACGCCTACGCACCGTGCCCGCTGCTCTCCGAGAAGGTCGAAGAGAAGAACCTCGGGAAGAAGACCGGCAAGGGCTTCTACGACTACGAGGATGGCGAGGGCGCACAGATTCCTCACGGCGAGGGGAGCGAGAAAATCAAAAACCGCCTGCTCGCGCTCATGGCGAACGAAGTCGCCGGACTCGTCGAAAACGAGGTCGCCGACCCCGATGCAATCGACCGCGCGGTCATGCTCGGCGCTGGCTTCCCCGACGGCCCGGCGAAGATGGCCGACGAGGCCGACATCCCAACACTCGTCGAAACGCTCGACGAACTGCACGAAGAGACCGGTGAGGAGCGCTACGAAGTCGTCGAGTACCTCCGCGAACTCGCCGAGTTCGGCGAGGGCTTCCACGGCGGCGACGAGGAAGACGAGGGCGGTCTCGAATTCGACAACGTCGCAGTCGACGTTCGCGAGGGAATCGGCCACATCACGCTCGACCGCCCGCACCGCCTCAACACCATCAGCACCGAACTGATGGACGAACTCTCGGACGCACTCGACGTGCTCGAAGACGACGACGAGGTGCGCGCTATCCTCCTCACGGGTGCTGGCGAACGCGCCTTCTCCGCCGGTGCTGACGTGACGAGCATCGCCGCGGGTGGCGGCGACGCCGTCTCCGGTGTCGAAATTTCTCGGAAGGGCCAACAGACGTTCGGAAAGCTCGAAGACATGGACAAGCCCGTCATCGCCGGTATCGACGGCTTCTGTCTCGGCGGTGGGATGGAACTCGCGACGTGCGCCGACCTCCGAATCGCTACGGAGCGGTCGAAACTCGGCCAGCCCGAGCACGACCTCGGTCTCATCCCCGGCTGGGGCGGCACCGTCCGTCTGCAGCGCATCGTCGGCACCGGCCGCGCGAAGGAGATTATCTTCAGCGCCGAGCGCTACGACGCCGAGACGATGGCCGACTACGGCTTCATCAACGAGGTCGTCGAAAACGAGGACTTCGAGGAGCGCGCCTTCGAGTACGCCAAGAAGTTCGCCCAAGGTCCGCCGATTGCACAGCGCTACACCAAGCGCGCGATGCACAATGGCTGGGAGAACACCGACGCCGGTCTCGAAATCGAGGCGCAGGGCTTCGGCCTGCTCTTTACCACGGCAGACCTGATGGAAGGTATCGCCGCGTTCACGAGCGACCGCGACCCTGAATTCACCGGCGAGTAA
- a CDS encoding putative ATP-dependent zinc protease yields the protein MSTTNDTVRVGVLSLHNSKETKAILNAVEDLGHEPVWLRRENAAVSIEDGEVTVEPEVDIIANRLLLSNTEEPAELLGLATTFNRIRPMLNEPDAVLAAIHKFATAATLANWNIKVPDALLALSNDRLNQDRERFGEVGVYKSAIGTHGGGTWKVDLTEPVNPKVGNRQAFLQKLIDRDNDRHRDLRVYIVDGDVIGAMYRYAPEGDWRTNVALGGDVLDATDEMPEEAKETALYAAEVMDMDYVGVDLVEGDDGWFVLEANPTAGFKGLYQATGTSPAPYIAQLAIERAGGEVDETRVEELSATLDDSTPSCAPNESPLVDGEAPIIGYIEEVVVNGTSGSQQTLAKSDTGATRTSIDTSLAAEIGAGPIKSMTRVKSGSLKTGKARPVVDLVIGIGGTQHTVTASVEDRSHMDYPLLLGRDILEHYRVDVRRRANADRGGENEEEELLEE from the coding sequence ATGTCCACCACAAACGACACGGTACGCGTCGGAGTGCTTTCCCTGCACAACAGCAAGGAGACGAAGGCAATCCTCAACGCGGTCGAAGACCTCGGCCACGAACCAGTCTGGCTTCGCCGCGAAAACGCGGCGGTCAGCATCGAAGACGGCGAGGTGACAGTCGAACCTGAGGTGGACATCATTGCGAATCGACTGCTCCTGTCGAACACAGAAGAGCCTGCGGAGTTGCTCGGCCTCGCGACGACGTTCAACCGCATCCGACCGATGCTTAACGAGCCTGATGCAGTGCTCGCGGCGATTCACAAGTTCGCTACGGCCGCGACGCTCGCCAACTGGAACATCAAGGTCCCCGACGCCCTACTCGCGCTCTCGAACGACCGACTGAACCAGGACCGAGAGCGCTTCGGCGAGGTGGGCGTCTACAAGTCCGCAATCGGTACGCACGGTGGTGGGACATGGAAAGTAGACCTGACCGAACCCGTGAACCCGAAGGTGGGCAATCGACAGGCGTTCCTCCAGAAACTCATCGACCGCGACAACGACCGCCACCGCGACCTCCGCGTCTACATCGTCGACGGCGACGTTATCGGCGCGATGTACCGCTACGCGCCGGAAGGCGACTGGCGGACGAACGTCGCCCTCGGCGGTGACGTACTCGACGCAACTGACGAGATGCCCGAAGAAGCGAAGGAGACCGCCCTCTACGCCGCGGAAGTGATGGACATGGACTACGTCGGTGTCGACCTCGTCGAAGGCGACGATGGCTGGTTCGTCCTCGAAGCGAACCCGACGGCAGGATTCAAGGGTCTCTATCAGGCGACGGGCACAAGCCCCGCACCGTACATCGCTCAACTCGCTATCGAACGCGCCGGTGGCGAAGTCGACGAAACGCGCGTCGAAGAACTGTCGGCCACGCTCGACGACTCGACCCCCTCGTGCGCACCCAACGAGTCGCCCCTCGTCGACGGCGAAGCACCCATCATCGGCTACATCGAAGAGGTCGTCGTCAACGGGACGAGCGGTTCGCAACAGACCCTCGCCAAGTCCGACACGGGTGCGACTCGGACGAGCATCGACACGAGCCTCGCCGCCGAAATCGGCGCTGGGCCGATTAAGAGCATGACGCGCGTGAAGTCCGGCAGCCTCAAGACCGGCAAGGCACGTCCGGTCGTCGACCTCGTTATCGGTATCGGCGGCACCCAGCACACCGTGACCGCCAGCGTCGAAGACCGCTCGCACATGGACTACCCGCTGCTTCTCGGTCGTGACATCCTCGAACACTACCGCGTGGACGTGCGTCGCCGTGCCAACGCCGACCGGGGCGGAGAGAACGAAGAAGAGGAGTTGCTCGAAGAGTAA
- a CDS encoding succinylglutamate desuccinylase/aspartoacylase family protein: MADNEAFTYNGGKVEPGKTQDIRYGISETYLGDPVRIPVTIINGEQAGPTVFLSAAAHGDELNGIEVVREVAYEWDLSDLAGTLVCMPVLNVPGFLAQQRYLPIYDRDLNRSFPGSETSTGAKRMAHRIYQNFIEPCDFGIDFHTSTRGRTNMLHVRADMSDDAVARLAKAFGSHVIIDSSGSDGMLRTEAAKSGTPAITVEMGEAHRFQRELIDEALAGVESVFAEYGLRETSTVNWPGWRTVISDENEKTWLRADAGGIVDMHHDRGALVHEGDRICTITNPFKDDNVTVVAPFTGVLVGVLENPVVYPGNPICHLVELKDKVRRVVEREQSTSFETPG, translated from the coding sequence ATGGCCGACAACGAGGCCTTCACCTACAACGGGGGGAAGGTCGAACCGGGTAAAACGCAAGATATCCGGTACGGCATCTCGGAGACGTATCTCGGTGACCCGGTTCGAATCCCTGTTACCATCATCAACGGGGAGCAAGCGGGGCCGACCGTCTTCCTCTCTGCTGCTGCCCACGGCGACGAACTGAACGGCATCGAAGTCGTTCGTGAAGTGGCCTACGAGTGGGACCTTTCTGACCTCGCCGGGACACTCGTCTGCATGCCGGTGTTGAACGTTCCCGGATTCCTCGCCCAACAGCGATATCTCCCAATCTACGACCGCGACCTGAACCGGTCGTTCCCGGGGTCGGAAACGTCGACCGGGGCGAAGCGAATGGCACACCGCATCTACCAGAACTTCATCGAACCCTGCGACTTCGGCATCGACTTCCACACGTCGACGCGGGGGCGAACCAACATGCTCCACGTCCGCGCCGACATGTCGGACGATGCCGTCGCCCGCCTCGCAAAAGCGTTCGGCTCGCACGTCATCATCGACAGTTCAGGGTCCGACGGAATGCTCCGAACTGAGGCGGCTAAGAGCGGGACACCTGCAATCACTGTCGAGATGGGCGAAGCCCACCGGTTCCAACGTGAACTCATCGACGAGGCGCTGGCTGGCGTCGAGAGCGTCTTCGCCGAGTACGGGCTTCGTGAAACCTCGACCGTCAACTGGCCGGGGTGGCGGACCGTCATCTCCGACGAAAACGAGAAAACGTGGCTCCGTGCCGACGCGGGCGGCATCGTCGACATGCATCACGACCGCGGCGCACTCGTCCACGAGGGCGACCGTATCTGCACGATTACCAACCCATTCAAAGACGACAACGTCACCGTCGTAGCTCCCTTCACGGGGGTTCTCGTCGGTGTTCTCGAAAACCCGGTCGTCTACCCCGGCAATCCGATTTGCCACCTCGTCGAACTGAAAGACAAGGTTCGACGCGTCGTTGAGCGCGAGCAGTCCACCTCGTTCGAAACACCGGGTTGA
- a CDS encoding DNA-3-methyladenine glycosylase family protein — MSDDAYRELRTDPNLGSVVEDHGPLTLDPASDPFEQLVISIVNQQLSTTAAETIRNRLFDRVEATPEGILAADETVLRDCGLSSQKVGYVRNAADAFQDGLSTESLHAMDDDEVIDALTEIRGVGVWTAKMFLIFVLAREDVFPVEDLGIRRGMEHVFGFDEDAVSRGEMRERAERWTPYRSYASLYLWRSVD, encoded by the coding sequence ATGAGTGACGATGCGTATCGTGAACTCCGAACCGACCCGAACCTCGGCAGCGTCGTCGAGGACCACGGACCACTGACACTCGACCCCGCGAGCGACCCCTTCGAGCAACTGGTCATCTCTATCGTCAACCAGCAACTCTCCACGACCGCCGCGGAGACGATTCGAAACCGACTGTTCGACCGCGTCGAAGCCACGCCGGAAGGGATACTCGCTGCCGACGAGACCGTCTTACGCGACTGCGGCCTCTCCAGTCAGAAAGTCGGCTACGTTCGCAATGCCGCCGACGCATTCCAAGATGGTCTCTCGACCGAGTCACTCCACGCGATGGACGACGACGAGGTCATCGACGCCCTGACCGAGATTCGCGGCGTCGGCGTTTGGACCGCCAAGATGTTTCTTATCTTCGTGCTCGCGCGTGAGGACGTATTCCCGGTCGAGGACCTCGGGATTCGTCGCGGAATGGAACACGTCTTCGGGTTCGACGAGGACGCTGTCTCCAGAGGTGAGATGCGCGAACGAGCAGAGCGGTGGACTCCGTATCGAAGTTACGCGAGTCTCTACCTCTGGCGAAGCGTCGACTGA
- a CDS encoding MgtC/SapB family protein, which produces MQGVFESIDPIVARLFLAAALGMFLGLERERSRKSAGMRTFTLTSLLGGVAVAIGSDTLLAIGGVLVVVQAVLLGGRGIVERSVAHGDFGREDSDDDSEADDSEADNFGTETGLLETDDSERTGDKEASLSLTTSTSLLVAYAVGAAVVSGYLIEGVVVALTSSLLLVLRRELHGFAHRLTSDEVRSAIELAIIAFVVFPLLPEGPIGPWNAVSPQTVWLLVVAVSAIGFLNYVIIRRYGERGIAITGFFGGLVNSTAVIGEISGRARRNPSIRPLAVGAILMADAAMAVRNLALIVVFVPDIAWEVGVPLGLVALVGVSYALHSREWGVDLDVAFESPFSLESALRFGVFFLVVLLVSAAAQQYFGATGFVVTSFLGGLVSSGSVVTTAVTLYSGGQIESSTAVIGVLAGTAASILVKVLLAASIDRELLAPVARKSALLVTSGILGGILVLFRP; this is translated from the coding sequence ATGCAGGGGGTATTCGAGTCAATCGACCCCATCGTCGCCCGGTTGTTCCTCGCAGCGGCGCTCGGAATGTTCCTCGGGTTGGAACGCGAGCGGTCGAGAAAGAGCGCCGGAATGCGGACGTTCACACTGACGAGTCTCCTCGGCGGCGTTGCGGTGGCCATTGGGAGCGACACTCTCCTCGCAATCGGCGGGGTGCTGGTGGTCGTGCAGGCGGTGCTCCTCGGGGGTCGTGGTATCGTCGAACGAAGCGTGGCGCACGGCGATTTCGGGAGGGAAGATTCTGATGATGATTCCGAGGCGGACGACTCCGAGGCAGACAACTTCGGAACGGAAACGGGTCTCCTTGAGACGGACGACTCGGAAAGAACCGGCGACAAAGAAGCGAGTCTATCGCTTACCACGTCGACGTCGCTTCTCGTCGCCTACGCGGTCGGTGCTGCGGTGGTGAGCGGCTACCTCATCGAGGGCGTCGTCGTCGCACTCACGTCGTCGCTCCTGTTGGTGCTCCGGCGGGAACTCCACGGATTCGCACACCGATTGACCTCGGACGAAGTCCGGAGCGCAATCGAGTTGGCCATCATCGCGTTCGTCGTCTTCCCCTTGCTTCCGGAGGGACCAATTGGGCCGTGGAATGCAGTCAGTCCGCAGACGGTCTGGCTTCTCGTCGTGGCCGTGAGCGCCATCGGCTTTCTCAACTACGTCATCATCAGGCGGTACGGAGAGCGAGGCATCGCAATCACCGGCTTCTTCGGCGGACTCGTCAACTCGACCGCCGTCATCGGCGAAATCTCGGGGCGGGCGAGACGAAATCCGTCGATTCGGCCGCTCGCCGTCGGCGCGATTCTGATGGCCGACGCCGCGATGGCCGTCCGGAACCTCGCTCTCATCGTCGTGTTCGTCCCCGATATCGCGTGGGAAGTCGGCGTCCCCCTCGGACTCGTCGCGCTCGTCGGTGTCAGCTACGCACTGCACTCCCGGGAGTGGGGCGTCGACCTCGACGTAGCCTTCGAGTCGCCGTTTAGTCTCGAAAGCGCCCTCCGGTTCGGCGTCTTCTTCCTCGTGGTGCTTCTGGTCTCCGCGGCGGCACAGCAGTACTTCGGCGCGACAGGGTTCGTCGTGACCAGTTTCCTCGGGGGGCTAGTTTCGAGTGGGTCAGTCGTGACGACTGCAGTTACCCTCTACAGTGGCGGCCAAATCGAGAGTTCGACCGCCGTCATTGGAGTGCTGGCAGGGACTGCCGCGAGTATCCTCGTGAAGGTTCTCCTCGCTGCGAGTATCGACCGCGAACTTCTCGCACCGGTCGCTCGGAAGAGTGCACTTCTCGTCACCAGTGGTATCCTCGGCGGTATCCTCGTCCTGTTTCGTCCGTAA
- a CDS encoding DUF7344 domain-containing protein — translation MGISDRLIGRVDDDPTEGTIDEADIHDVLRNERRRLTLEQLRDSDGTESVGDLAEHIAEVESGESPPPKNVRQSVYISLHQTHLPKLDTLHIVAYDSTAKVVSLGTCATELDPYFDDGDEGTTPFAVLSFTTCLAGLALLFAGWMGMPVIAGVDPRFVAIVTLLAVALVSGAELGLRTQNRT, via the coding sequence ATGGGCATTTCTGACCGTCTCATCGGGAGGGTAGATGATGACCCGACCGAGGGAACGATTGACGAGGCAGATATCCACGACGTGCTCCGAAACGAGCGTCGGCGACTCACTCTCGAACAACTCCGCGACAGCGATGGTACGGAGTCGGTCGGCGACCTCGCCGAACACATCGCGGAAGTGGAGTCCGGCGAGTCACCACCGCCGAAGAACGTCAGACAGAGTGTCTATATCTCGCTACACCAGACACATCTCCCGAAACTCGACACGCTCCACATCGTCGCGTATGATTCGACGGCGAAGGTCGTCTCGCTCGGGACGTGCGCCACCGAACTCGACCCGTATTTTGACGACGGCGACGAGGGAACGACACCGTTCGCAGTGCTCTCGTTTACAACCTGCCTCGCCGGACTAGCGCTCCTCTTCGCCGGGTGGATGGGGATGCCCGTTATCGCCGGCGTCGACCCGCGTTTCGTCGCCATCGTCACACTCCTCGCCGTTGCGCTCGTCAGCGGTGCTGAACTCGGGTTGCGGACGCAGAATCGGACCTAA
- a CDS encoding YeaH/YhbH family protein yields MGLRDDLERFREVGEERREDLKEFISYGDLGASGSKDIKIPIKVVDLPEFQYDRLDMGGVGQGKGGTPDVGQPLGQPQPEPGEGDEGEPGEEGAEHEYYEMNPEQFAEALDEELGLELEPKGKEVIDEIEGDFTDITRSGPHSTLDFERLFKEGLKRKLAMDFDEDYVREAMKVEGTSAKEVYHWCRENNILVSMAWIDDEWGRIPDEERGTWESFEEMEANVERTTTVQRIRRDGLKEIPFRREDERYRHPEIIEKKRSNVVVVNIRDVSGSMRETKRELVERTFTPLDWYLTGKYDHAEFVYIAHDAEAWEVERDEFFGIRSGGGTRISSAYELTKEVLDERYPWREWNRYVFAAGDSENSSNDTKERVIPLMEEIDANLHAYVETQPGGTAINATHAEEVEKNLGDEGNVVVAYVSQPDDVIDAIYRILSTEATAE; encoded by the coding sequence ATGGGACTGAGAGACGACCTCGAACGATTCCGCGAAGTGGGCGAAGAGCGCCGCGAAGACCTCAAGGAGTTCATCTCCTACGGTGACCTCGGAGCCTCCGGCTCGAAGGACATCAAGATTCCAATCAAAGTCGTCGACCTCCCGGAGTTCCAGTACGACCGCCTCGACATGGGCGGCGTCGGCCAAGGAAAAGGCGGGACGCCCGACGTCGGCCAACCCCTCGGCCAGCCACAACCCGAACCCGGCGAGGGCGACGAAGGCGAACCCGGGGAAGAGGGGGCCGAACACGAGTACTACGAGATGAACCCCGAACAGTTCGCCGAGGCGCTCGACGAAGAACTCGGTCTCGAGCTCGAACCGAAAGGGAAGGAAGTCATCGACGAAATCGAAGGCGACTTCACCGATATCACCCGGAGCGGACCGCACAGCACGCTCGACTTCGAACGCCTGTTCAAAGAGGGTCTCAAGCGCAAACTCGCGATGGACTTCGACGAGGACTACGTCCGCGAGGCGATGAAGGTCGAGGGAACCTCAGCCAAAGAGGTCTACCACTGGTGCCGCGAGAACAACATCCTCGTCTCGATGGCGTGGATCGACGACGAGTGGGGCCGCATCCCCGACGAAGAACGTGGCACGTGGGAGTCCTTCGAGGAGATGGAAGCAAACGTCGAGCGGACCACGACCGTCCAGCGCATCCGGCGTGACGGACTCAAGGAGATTCCGTTCCGCCGCGAGGACGAGCGCTACCGCCATCCCGAGATAATCGAGAAGAAGCGTTCGAACGTCGTGGTCGTGAACATCCGCGACGTGTCGGGGTCGATGCGCGAGACCAAGCGCGAACTCGTCGAGCGCACGTTTACGCCGCTCGATTGGTACCTCACGGGCAAGTACGACCACGCGGAGTTCGTCTACATCGCCCACGACGCGGAGGCGTGGGAAGTCGAACGCGACGAGTTCTTCGGCATCCGCTCGGGCGGCGGGACGCGAATCTCGTCAGCCTACGAGTTGACGAAAGAAGTCTTGGACGAGCGCTACCCGTGGCGCGAGTGGAACCGCTACGTCTTCGCCGCCGGCGACTCCGAGAACTCCTCGAACGACACGAAAGAGCGGGTTATCCCGCTCATGGAGGAGATTGACGCCAACCTCCACGCCTACGTCGAGACGCAACCCGGCGGCACCGCAATCAACGCGACGCACGCCGAGGAAGTCGAGAAGAACCTCGGCGACGAAGGCAACGTCGTCGTCGCGTACGTCTCCCAGCCCGACGACGTAATCGACGCGATATACCGCATCCTCAGTACGGAGGCGACAGCAGAATGA
- a CDS encoding SpoVR family protein, giving the protein MSFRRHRRDAQREAAQLDEPVREAGELARKLGLDPYPVNYWVVNYDEMNQLIAYGGFQERYPHWRWGMTYDRQRKSDQFGMGKAFEIVNNDDPANAFLQESNSLADQKAVITHVEAHSDFFKNNQWFRLFSDDGQFAAAAMLEQHAQAIERYVQNPDVSRDEVEKFIDAVLCLEDTIDQHRSIREAAADTDSRIPEDIRAQLDSLDISDDVRREVFDEEWLEGVEEAEREAAKLTKPRKDVLAYIREHGMRYDDETEKAEEMEPWQKDVLDMLREESYYFAAQKMTKVMNEGWAAYWESLMMGDEHFAGTDEFITYADHQARVLGSPGLNPYKLGKELWEYIENTTNRAAVADKLLRVKGITWRNFHDMVDFEEVQQLLRTDPAIDGIHADAVDDLADLSEDDPRVDHEVLDRALSGDDTLDLERYPWKLLTYEGLAERHYSLIKPQNRGFLRRIRRSELEQLSRYMFDDDQYDSIEEAVADVDKTTGWDRMREIRESHNDVTFLDAFLTEEFVRDNHYFAYEYSRSSQQFRVSSSEYEDVKKKLLFQFTNFGKPTIAVYDGNFDNRGELLLGHQYNGVILDKKQAKGVLERVYHLWGRPVNLMTIIKEFDDHEIEVARRRGREPTPVERAIRIRYDGDEFEEHDLDSDLEERIAASDIDYDTKPDDWL; this is encoded by the coding sequence ATGAGCTTTAGACGACACCGCAGAGACGCACAGAGAGAAGCCGCTCAACTGGACGAACCCGTCCGAGAAGCGGGCGAACTCGCCCGCAAACTCGGGCTGGACCCATACCCGGTGAACTACTGGGTCGTCAACTACGACGAAATGAATCAGCTCATCGCCTACGGCGGGTTCCAGGAGCGCTACCCGCACTGGCGGTGGGGAATGACCTACGACCGCCAGCGAAAGTCCGACCAGTTCGGCATGGGCAAGGCGTTCGAAATCGTCAACAACGACGACCCGGCGAACGCCTTCCTACAGGAGTCGAACTCGCTCGCCGACCAGAAGGCCGTCATTACCCACGTCGAGGCGCACTCCGACTTCTTCAAGAACAACCAGTGGTTCAGGCTGTTCTCCGACGATGGGCAGTTCGCCGCCGCCGCGATGCTGGAACAGCACGCACAGGCCATCGAACGCTACGTCCAAAATCCGGACGTGAGCCGCGACGAGGTCGAGAAGTTCATCGATGCCGTGCTCTGTCTCGAAGACACCATCGACCAACACCGGTCGATTCGAGAGGCGGCTGCCGACACGGATAGTCGTATCCCCGAAGACATCAGGGCACAACTCGACAGCCTCGACATCTCCGACGACGTTCGCCGCGAAGTGTTCGACGAGGAGTGGCTCGAAGGCGTCGAAGAGGCCGAGCGCGAGGCCGCCAAACTCACCAAGCCCAGAAAGGACGTACTCGCATACATCCGTGAACACGGGATGCGGTACGACGATGAGACGGAGAAAGCAGAGGAGATGGAGCCGTGGCAGAAGGATGTCCTCGACATGCTCCGCGAGGAGTCGTACTACTTCGCCGCCCAGAAGATGACGAAGGTGATGAACGAGGGTTGGGCCGCCTACTGGGAGTCGCTCATGATGGGCGACGAGCACTTCGCGGGCACGGACGAGTTCATCACGTACGCGGACCACCAGGCCCGCGTCCTCGGGTCGCCCGGTCTCAACCCGTACAAACTGGGGAAGGAACTCTGGGAGTACATCGAGAACACGACGAACCGTGCGGCGGTCGCCGACAAACTCCTCCGCGTGAAAGGAATCACGTGGCGGAACTTCCACGACATGGTCGACTTCGAGGAGGTACAACAGCTCCTGCGTACTGACCCTGCTATCGACGGCATCCACGCAGACGCTGTCGACGACCTCGCCGACCTCAGTGAAGACGACCCGCGAGTTGACCACGAAGTGCTCGACAGGGCGCTTTCGGGTGACGACACCCTCGACTTGGAGCGCTACCCGTGGAAGCTACTCACCTACGAGGGACTCGCCGAGCGCCATTACTCGCTCATCAAACCCCAGAACCGTGGGTTCCTTCGTCGCATTCGCCGTTCTGAACTCGAACAGCTGTCGCGGTACATGTTCGACGACGACCAGTACGACAGCATCGAGGAGGCGGTTGCTGACGTGGACAAGACCACCGGTTGGGACCGGATGCGCGAGATTCGAGAGAGCCACAACGACGTGACGTTCCTCGATGCGTTCCTCACCGAGGAGTTCGTCCGCGACAACCACTACTTCGCCTACGAGTACTCGCGGTCGTCACAGCAGTTCCGCGTCTCATCGTCCGAATACGAAGACGTAAAGAAGAAACTGCTGTTCCAGTTCACGAACTTCGGCAAGCCAACCATCGCCGTCTACGACGGGAACTTCGATAACCGCGGGGAACTGCTCCTCGGCCACCAGTACAACGGCGTCATCCTCGACAAGAAGCAAGCAAAGGGTGTACTGGAGCGGGTCTACCACCTGTGGGGTCGCCCGGTCAACCTGATGACTATCATCAAGGAGTTCGACGACCACGAAATCGAGGTCGCCCGTCGGCGCGGGCGTGAGCCGACGCCGGTCGAACGGGCGATTCGCATCCGGTACGACGGAGACGAATTCGAGGAACACGACCTCGATTCGGACCTCGAAGAACGCATCGCAGCCAGTGACATCGACTATGACACCAAGCCTGATGACTGGCTCTAA
- a CDS encoding disulfide bond formation protein B, producing the protein MSDTTRALLTVGTLVALAATTGSLYFSLGLGLTPCDLCWYQRILMYPLVVVLGVAAVEDRADVWKTILPLSLGGVALAGYHTYLQVAPGATCTVGGPCTSIQYPMLGGLLTIPRLSLIAFSLVTLLSVAVARAGGTDDAWGI; encoded by the coding sequence ATGAGCGACACGACGCGAGCGCTGCTGACTGTGGGAACACTCGTCGCACTCGCGGCAACGACGGGCAGTCTCTACTTCAGTCTCGGACTGGGACTGACACCTTGTGACCTTTGTTGGTACCAACGCATTCTGATGTACCCCCTTGTCGTGGTTCTCGGAGTGGCCGCCGTTGAAGACCGGGCGGATGTGTGGAAGACTATCCTCCCGCTTTCGCTCGGCGGGGTTGCACTCGCTGGATATCACACCTATCTGCAAGTCGCGCCGGGTGCGACCTGTACCGTCGGCGGGCCGTGTACGTCCATCCAGTACCCGATGCTCGGTGGGTTGTTGACTATCCCGCGACTCTCGCTCATCGCATTCTCGCTCGTGACCCTGCTTTCGGTTGCCGTCGCCCGCGCTGGTGGGACAGACGATGCGTGGGGTATCTGA